CGTGCATGAGTTAAAGAAATGATCGGTGCAGCGGTCATTTTTCTTATTGCGCTAACGGGGGCGATTCTTCCTTAAGGGAGATCGCTTTTTATAATTCGAGTATAGGGGCAGGTTACTTTAATAACATGTTTAATATTCTTTTATTAATTAAAAGGGAAAAATAGTAAGAACAACGTAAGCCCGAATTGCATCCTATAAACGATTACACGGTGAAATTGGCCAATTTTCTACGAACATAGACCATATGCCTGATAATCACAGATTATATCTGGATCATAATCCTGAAAATAATCTTAAGTGGGCAGAAACTAATGGGCCATCTATGATACAATTTGTTTCTTATATCTGGGAAACCAATGTGGAGAAAAAAGCATTAAATATTCTTAGCACATTAAGGAACTTAACTGCGAAATACTCCAAGAATGAAATAGAAAAAAGCGACAGAATCGTTACTTGAAATATCACCAAACCCTACTGTTTCTGTTTTAAAAGGCGTATTGGAGAGAAGTAAGAAGCGAAACCAAAAACGAAAAACAGATACTAATAGTCATCCTACCGACGTTAATGACTATGGATTCTTTCGTGGCGCTAAATACTTTGGGAGGGACCATAATTGATGAACCATAAATGATGAACCAAGAAACTTTACGCAAATTAACAGAAATGAAAATGGGTGCTATGCAGAGTTGTACCGGCAACAGAGTCAGAATAAAGAATACCGTAATATGGATTTTGATGATCGATTCAACTTGATGGTAGATTATGAGTATGATCGTCGAAAATCCAATAAGTTAGAGCGATTAATTAAACTGGCCACATTCAACGAACCAATGGCAGCAATTGAAGATATAGAATATCATCCTGA
The DNA window shown above is from Bacillus sp. T3 and carries:
- a CDS encoding ATP-binding protein; translated protein: MYRQQSQNKEYRNMDFDDRFNLMVDYEYDRRKSNKLERLIKLATFNEPMAAIEDIEYHPDCKLDKNLILELATGVHQETDRRGFQMPMGFMHSDNFTK